In Hyla sarda isolate aHylSar1 chromosome 9, aHylSar1.hap1, whole genome shotgun sequence, the following proteins share a genomic window:
- the LOC130290992 gene encoding gap junction delta-2 protein-like isoform X3, producing MFMCNTLQPGCNQACYDRAFPISHIRYWVFQIILVCTPSLCFITYSVHQSAKQRDRRYSFLYPLLEKELPRENRRMKNINGILMQNPDLSSKDEPDCLEVKEIPNTPKKAAKSPKVKRQEGISRFYIIQVFFRNALEIGFLAGQYFLYGFTVPPIFECDRYPCVKEVECYVSRPTEKTVFLVFMFAVSGICVLLNLAELNHLGWRKIKTAMRGVQARRKSVCEVRKKEPSTLAQVPTLGRTQSSESAYV from the coding sequence ATGTTCATGTGCAACACTCTTCAGCCTGGCTGTAACCAAGCCTGCTATGACCGCGCTTTCCCAATCTCCCACATCCGGTACTGGGTCTTCCAGATAATCCTTGTGTGCACACCCAGCCTCTGCTTTATTACATACTCTGTCCACCAGTCTGCAAAGCAGAGAGACCGGAGATATTCCTTTCTCTACCCCTTACTAGAGAAGGAACTGCCACGAGAAAACAGGAGAATGAAAAATATTAATGGGATCTTAATGCAGAACCCAGACTTGTCCTCCAAAGATGAACCAGATTGCCTAGAAGTGAAAGAAATCCCAAATACACCCAAGAAAGCAGCGAAAAGCCCCAAGGTGAAACGTCAAGAGGGAATTTCCCGCTTCTACATCATTCAGGTCTTCTTTAGGAATGCTTTAGAGATTGGCTTCCTCGCAGGACAATACTTCCTTTATGGCTTCACTGTGCCACCCATCTTTGAGTGTGACCGCTACCCTTGTGTCAAGGAAGTAGAATGCTATGTGTCTCGGCCAACTGAGAAGACGGTCTTCCTGGTCTTCATGTTTGCTGTCAGTGGCATCTGTGTGCTTCTTAACTTAGCCGAGCTAAACCACCTTGGGTGGCGAAAGATTAAGACGGCCATGAGGGGAGTACAGGCTCGCAGGAAGTCAGTGTGTGAGGTGCGTAAAAAGGAGCCATCCACCCTGGCTCAAGTGCCAACTTTGGGGAGGACACAGTCCAGTGAGTCAGCTTATGTTTGA
- the LOC130290992 gene encoding gap junction delta-2 protein-like isoform X2, whose translation MGEWTILERLLEAAVQQHSTMIGRILLTVVVIFRILIVAIVGETVYEDEQTMFMCNTLQPGCNQACYDRAFPISHIRYWVFQIILVCTPSLCFITYSVHQSAKQRDRRYSFLYPLLEKELPRENRRMKNINGILMQNPDLSSKDEPDCLEVKEIPNTPKKAAKSPKVKRQEGISRFYIIQVFFRNALEIGFLAGQYFLYGFTVPPIFECDRYPCVKEVECYVSRPTEKTVFLVFMFAVSGICVLLNLAELNHLGWRKIKTAMRGVQARRKSVCEESLPPFSKFFLRRDKSMDVFY comes from the exons GATTCTGCTGACTGTAGTGGTTATTTTCCGCATATTGATTGTGGCTATCGTTGGTGAGACGGTCTATGAAGACGAGCAGACAATGTTCATGTGCAACACTCTTCAGCCTGGCTGTAACCAAGCCTGCTATGACCGCGCTTTCCCAATCTCCCACATCCGGTACTGGGTCTTCCAGATAATCCTTGTGTGCACACCCAGCCTCTGCTTTATTACATACTCTGTCCACCAGTCTGCAAAGCAGAGAGACCGGAGATATTCCTTTCTCTACCCCTTACTAGAGAAGGAACTGCCACGAGAAAACAGGAGAATGAAAAATATTAATGGGATCTTAATGCAGAACCCAGACTTGTCCTCCAAAGATGAACCAGATTGCCTAGAAGTGAAAGAAATCCCAAATACACCCAAGAAAGCAGCGAAAAGCCCCAAGGTGAAACGTCAAGAGGGAATTTCCCGCTTCTACATCATTCAGGTCTTCTTTAGGAATGCTTTAGAGATTGGCTTCCTCGCAGGACAATACTTCCTTTATGGCTTCACTGTGCCACCCATCTTTGAGTGTGACCGCTACCCTTGTGTCAAGGAAGTAGAATGCTATGTGTCTCGGCCAACTGAGAAGACGGTCTTCCTGGTCTTCATGTTTGCTGTCAGTGGCATCTGTGTGCTTCTTAACTTAGCCGAGCTAAACCACCTTGGGTGGCGAAAGATTAAGACGGCCATGAGGGGAGTACAGGCTCGCAGGAAGTCAGTGTGTGAG GAATCACTGCCTCCATTTAGCAAATTCTTCCTCAGGAGAGACAAGTCAATGGATGTCTTTTACTGA
- the LOC130290992 gene encoding gap junction delta-2 protein-like isoform X1: MGEWTILERLLEAAVQQHSTMIGRILLTVVVIFRILIVAIVGETVYEDEQTMFMCNTLQPGCNQACYDRAFPISHIRYWVFQIILVCTPSLCFITYSVHQSAKQRDRRYSFLYPLLEKELPRENRRMKNINGILMQNPDLSSKDEPDCLEVKEIPNTPKKAAKSPKVKRQEGISRFYIIQVFFRNALEIGFLAGQYFLYGFTVPPIFECDRYPCVKEVECYVSRPTEKTVFLVFMFAVSGICVLLNLAELNHLGWRKIKTAMRGVQARRKSVCEVRKKEPSTLAQVPTLGRTQSSESAYV, from the coding sequence GATTCTGCTGACTGTAGTGGTTATTTTCCGCATATTGATTGTGGCTATCGTTGGTGAGACGGTCTATGAAGACGAGCAGACAATGTTCATGTGCAACACTCTTCAGCCTGGCTGTAACCAAGCCTGCTATGACCGCGCTTTCCCAATCTCCCACATCCGGTACTGGGTCTTCCAGATAATCCTTGTGTGCACACCCAGCCTCTGCTTTATTACATACTCTGTCCACCAGTCTGCAAAGCAGAGAGACCGGAGATATTCCTTTCTCTACCCCTTACTAGAGAAGGAACTGCCACGAGAAAACAGGAGAATGAAAAATATTAATGGGATCTTAATGCAGAACCCAGACTTGTCCTCCAAAGATGAACCAGATTGCCTAGAAGTGAAAGAAATCCCAAATACACCCAAGAAAGCAGCGAAAAGCCCCAAGGTGAAACGTCAAGAGGGAATTTCCCGCTTCTACATCATTCAGGTCTTCTTTAGGAATGCTTTAGAGATTGGCTTCCTCGCAGGACAATACTTCCTTTATGGCTTCACTGTGCCACCCATCTTTGAGTGTGACCGCTACCCTTGTGTCAAGGAAGTAGAATGCTATGTGTCTCGGCCAACTGAGAAGACGGTCTTCCTGGTCTTCATGTTTGCTGTCAGTGGCATCTGTGTGCTTCTTAACTTAGCCGAGCTAAACCACCTTGGGTGGCGAAAGATTAAGACGGCCATGAGGGGAGTACAGGCTCGCAGGAAGTCAGTGTGTGAGGTGCGTAAAAAGGAGCCATCCACCCTGGCTCAAGTGCCAACTTTGGGGAGGACACAGTCCAGTGAGTCAGCTTATGTTTGA